A portion of the Rhinopithecus roxellana isolate Shanxi Qingling chromosome 19, ASM756505v1, whole genome shotgun sequence genome contains these proteins:
- the RNF222 gene encoding RING finger protein 222, whose product MSEGESKDSSGSECPVCYEKFRDLEGASRTLSCGHVFCHDCLVKYLLSTRIDGQVQRTLVCPICRYVTFLSKKSSRWPSMLDKSSQTLTVPVALPSVPPLDSLGHTNPLAASSSSWRPPPGQARPPGSPGQSTQLPLDLLPSLPRESQIFVISRHGMPLGEQDSVLPRRSLAELSEASPAPRSARAFCCRSRALLLITLIAVVAVVAAILPWVLLVRKRA is encoded by the coding sequence ATGTCAGAAGGGGAGAGCAAGGACAGCTCGGGCAGCGAGTGCCCCGTGTGCTACGAGAAGTTCCGGGACCTGGAGGGCGCCAGTCGGACGCTGAGCTGTGGCCATGTGTTCTGCCATGACTGCCTGGTCAAGTACCTGCTGTCCACCCGTATAGATGGGCAGGTCCAGAGGACCCTGGTCTGCCCCATCTGCCGCTACGTCACGTTCCTCAGCAAGAAGAGCTCCCGCTGGCCCTCCATGCTGGACAAGAGCTCCCAGACCCTGACTGTGCCTGTGGCCCTGCCCTCCGTGCCCCCACTGGACAGCCTGGGTCACACAAACCCCTtggccgcctcctcctcctcctggaggcCACCCCCGGGCCAAGCCAGGCCGCCGGGCAGCCCGGGCCAGAGCACCCAGCTCCCCCTGGACCTGCTGCCCAGCCTGCCCCGGGAGTCGCAGATCTTCGTCATCAGCCGCCACGGGATGCCCCTGGGGGAGCAGGACAGCGTGCTGCCCCGCCGCAGCCTGGCAGAGCTCTCAGAGGCCTCCCCGGCGCCCCGCTCCGCCCGTGCCTTCTGCTGCCGATCGCGGGCCCTGCTGCTCATCACGCTCATCGCCGTGGTGGCCGTGGTGGCCGCCATCCTGCCCTGGGTGCTGCTGGTGAGGAAGCGGGCATGA
- the RPL26 gene encoding 60S ribosomal protein L26, with product MKFNPFVTSDRSKNRKRHFNAPSHIRRKIMSSPLSKELRQKYNVRSMPIRKDDEVQVVRGHYKGQQIGKVVQVYRKKYVIYIERVQREKANGTTVHVGIHPSKVVITRLKLDKDRKKILERKAKSRQVGKEKGKYKEETIEKMQE from the exons atgaaatttaatcccTTTGTGACTTCCGACCGAAGCAAGAATCGCAAAAGGCATTTCAATGCACCTTCCCACATTCGCAGGAAGATTATGTCTTCCCCTCTTTCCAAAGAGCTGAGACAGAAGTACAACGTGCGATCTATGCCCATCCGAAAGGATGATGAAGTTCAG GTTGTACGAGGACACTATAAAGGTCAGCAAATTGGCAAAGTAGTCCAGGTTTACAGGAAGAAATATGTTATCTACATTGAACGGGTGCAGCGGGAAAAGGCTAATGGCACAACTGTCCATGTAGGCATCCACCCCAGCAAG GTAGTTATCACTAGGCTAAAACTGGACAAAGACCGCAAAAAGATCCTTGAACGGAAAGCCAAGTCTCGCCaagtaggaaaggaaaagggcaaaTACAAGGAAGAAACTATTGAGAAGATGCAGGAATAA
- the KRBA2 gene encoding KRAB-A domain-containing protein 2 isoform X3, with the protein MMPQRAGNDPPGVSNVNEMEMEISNMREKFLMSVTKLVESKSYNSKVFSKEKYFQTIKEVKEAKEKGKKSSRDYRRAAKYDVISVQGTEKLIEATHGERDRIRYYVHKEELFDILHDTHLSIGHGGRTRMLKELQGKYGNVTKEVIVLYLTLCKQCHQKNPVLKKGLPPKPMTFKDIDSTCQVEILDMQSSADGEFKFVLYYQDHLTKFIILRPLRTKQAREVVRVLLDIFTILGTPSVLDSDSGVEFTDQVVQELSELWPDLKIVSGKYHPGQSQGSLEGASRDVKNMISTWMQSNHSCHWARGLRFMQMVRNQAFDVSLQQSPFEAMFGCKAKFGLYSSNLPRETVATLQTEEELEIAEEQLENSLWIRQEERVEIGADRSDMDDDMDPTPEATEPSTSQGASGLHCW; encoded by the coding sequence ATGATGCCTCAGAGAGCTGGAAATGATCCACCTGGTGTTTCAAATGTGAATGAAATGGAAATGGAGATAAGTAACATGAGAGAAAAGTTTCTTATGAGTGTAACAAAGTTAGTAGAAAGCAAAAGTTACAACAGCAAggtattttccaaagaaaagtaCTTTCAAACAATAAAGGAAGTTAAAGAAgctaaagaaaaagggaagaagtcATCACGTGATTATCGCCGTGCAGCAAAATATGACGTGATCTCTGTACAGGGCACAGAGAAACTGATAGAGGCTACTCATGGAGAACGTGATCGAATACGGTATTATGTACATAAAGAAGAGTTGTTTGATATTCTTCATGATACACATCTCAGTATTGGACATGGTGGGCGGACACGCATGCTCAAGGAGCTGCAAGGAAAATATGGGAATGTCACCAAAGAAGTTATTGTCTTATATCTGACTCTGTGTAAACAGTGCCACCAGAAGAACCCAGTACTCAAGAAAGGTCTTCCGCCCAAGCCCATGACTTTTAAGGACATTGACTCCACATGCCAAGTTGAAATACTTGACATGCAGTCAAGTGCCGATGGTGAGTTCAAGTTCGTTTTATACTACCAGGACCACTTGACCAAGTTTATTATTTTACGGCCATTAAGAACCAAACAGGCCCGTGAGGTGGTCAGGGTCTTGTTAGATATTTTCACAATTCTTGGTACACCTAGTGTGTTAGACTCTGACAGTGGCGTTGAGTTCACAGACCAGGTTGTTCAGGAGCTCAGTGAGCTGTGGCCAGACCTAAAGATTGTGTCTGGTAAGTACCACCCTGGCCAAAGCCAAGGCTCCCTGGAAGGAGCAAGCCGTGATGTGAAGAACATGATAAGTACCTGGATGCAGAGTAACCACTCATGTCACTGGGCCAGAGGCCTCCGATTCATGCAGATGGTGAGGAATCAGGCTTTCGATGTTTCCTTGCAGCAAAGTCCATTTGAGGCAATGTTTGGTTGTAAAGCCAAATTTGGGCTATATTCCTCAAACTTGCCCCGGGAAACTGTGGCTACTTTACAAACAGAAGAAGAGCTAGAAATTGCTGAAGAACAGCTAGAAAATAGCCTTTGGATCAGGCAGGAAGAAAGAGTTGAGATTGGAGCAGACAGATCTGATATGGATGATGACATGGATCCCACTCCTGAAGCTACAGAACCCAGCACCTCACAAGGGGCTTCCGGTCTCCACTGCTGGTGA
- the KRBA2 gene encoding KRAB-A domain-containing protein 2 isoform X4, which yields MTKYWNYLEASQKDCYRDTMLDSYKNTVPQGSFLQFSMMPQRAGNDPPGVSNVNEMEMEISNMREKFLMSVTKLVESKSYNSKVFSKEKYFQTIKEVKEAKEKGKKSSRDYRRAAKYDVISVQGTEKLIEATHGERDRIRYYVHKEELFDILHDTHLSIGHGGRTRMLKELQGKYGNVTKEVIVLYLTLCKQCHQKNPVLKKGLPPKPMTFKDIDSTCQVEILDMQSSADVAIGNPWHSLACDSVSPVSASVFVWTSPLCCVYSLLSLVKTSLDTKPMSLDLGPTLMRMISSRDPYLN from the exons ATGACCAAATACTGGAATTATTTAGAAGCCTCTCAAAAGGATTGCTACAGAGACACAATGCTGGACAGTTACAAGAACACGGTCCCACAGG gaTCCTTCTTACAGTTCTCCATGATGCCTCAGAGAGCTGGAAATGATCCACCTGGTGTTTCAAATGTGAATGAAATGGAAATGGAGATAAGTAACATGAGAGAAAAGTTTCTTATGAGTGTAACAAAGTTAGTAGAAAGCAAAAGTTACAACAGCAAggtattttccaaagaaaagtaCTTTCAAACAATAAAGGAAGTTAAAGAAgctaaagaaaaagggaagaagtcATCACGTGATTATCGCCGTGCAGCAAAATATGACGTGATCTCTGTACAGGGCACAGAGAAACTGATAGAGGCTACTCATGGAGAACGTGATCGAATACGGTATTATGTACATAAAGAAGAGTTGTTTGATATTCTTCATGATACACATCTCAGTATTGGACATGGTGGGCGGACACGCATGCTCAAGGAGCTGCAAGGAAAATATGGGAATGTCACCAAAGAAGTTATTGTCTTATATCTGACTCTGTGTAAACAGTGCCACCAGAAGAACCCAGTACTCAAGAAAGGTCTTCCGCCCAAGCCCATGACTTTTAAGGACATTGACTCCACATGCCAAGTTGAAATACTTGACATGCAGTCAAGTGCCGATG tGGCCATcggcaatccttggcattcccTGGCTTGTGACAGCGTAAGTccagtctctgcttctgtcttcgtGTGGACTTCTCCCCTGTGTTGTGTGTATTCTCTCCTGTCTCTTGTAAAGACATCACTGGACACCAAACCCAtgtcactggatttagggcccactctaatgaGGATGATCTCATCTCGAGACCCTTACCTTAATTAG
- the KRBA2 gene encoding KRAB-A domain-containing protein 2 isoform X1, protein MPSFLMPSLVSSAVLLRLLLIPGPKTVWSLWQQPVLSQEATAFEDMTKYWNYLEASQKDCYRDTMLDSYKNTVPQGSFLQFSMMPQRAGNDPPGVSNVNEMEMEISNMREKFLMSVTKLVESKSYNSKVFSKEKYFQTIKEVKEAKEKGKKSSRDYRRAAKYDVISVQGTEKLIEATHGERDRIRYYVHKEELFDILHDTHLSIGHGGRTRMLKELQGKYGNVTKEVIVLYLTLCKQCHQKNPVLKKGLPPKPMTFKDIDSTCQVEILDMQSSADGEFKFVLYYQDHLTKFIILRPLRTKQAREVVRVLLDIFTILGTPSVLDSDSGVEFTDQVVQELSELWPDLKIVSGKYHPGQSQGSLEGASRDVKNMISTWMQSNHSCHWARGLRFMQMVRNQAFDVSLQQSPFEAMFGCKAKFGLYSSNLPRETVATLQTEEELEIAEEQLENSLWIRQEERVEIGADRSDMDDDMDPTPEATEPSTSQGASGLHCW, encoded by the exons ATGCCTTCATTTCTGATGCCCTCTCTTGTCTCTTCCGCAGTCCTGCTGAGGCTGCTCCTAATCCCAGGCCCCAAGACTGTATGGTCCCTGTGGCAGCAGCCAGTGTTGTCTCAGGAAGCAACAGCATTTGAAGATATGACCAAATACTGGAATTATTTAGAAGCCTCTCAAAAGGATTGCTACAGAGACACAATGCTGGACAGTTACAAGAACACGGTCCCACAGG gaTCCTTCTTACAGTTCTCCATGATGCCTCAGAGAGCTGGAAATGATCCACCTGGTGTTTCAAATGTGAATGAAATGGAAATGGAGATAAGTAACATGAGAGAAAAGTTTCTTATGAGTGTAACAAAGTTAGTAGAAAGCAAAAGTTACAACAGCAAggtattttccaaagaaaagtaCTTTCAAACAATAAAGGAAGTTAAAGAAgctaaagaaaaagggaagaagtcATCACGTGATTATCGCCGTGCAGCAAAATATGACGTGATCTCTGTACAGGGCACAGAGAAACTGATAGAGGCTACTCATGGAGAACGTGATCGAATACGGTATTATGTACATAAAGAAGAGTTGTTTGATATTCTTCATGATACACATCTCAGTATTGGACATGGTGGGCGGACACGCATGCTCAAGGAGCTGCAAGGAAAATATGGGAATGTCACCAAAGAAGTTATTGTCTTATATCTGACTCTGTGTAAACAGTGCCACCAGAAGAACCCAGTACTCAAGAAAGGTCTTCCGCCCAAGCCCATGACTTTTAAGGACATTGACTCCACATGCCAAGTTGAAATACTTGACATGCAGTCAAGTGCCGATGGTGAGTTCAAGTTCGTTTTATACTACCAGGACCACTTGACCAAGTTTATTATTTTACGGCCATTAAGAACCAAACAGGCCCGTGAGGTGGTCAGGGTCTTGTTAGATATTTTCACAATTCTTGGTACACCTAGTGTGTTAGACTCTGACAGTGGCGTTGAGTTCACAGACCAGGTTGTTCAGGAGCTCAGTGAGCTGTGGCCAGACCTAAAGATTGTGTCTGGTAAGTACCACCCTGGCCAAAGCCAAGGCTCCCTGGAAGGAGCAAGCCGTGATGTGAAGAACATGATAAGTACCTGGATGCAGAGTAACCACTCATGTCACTGGGCCAGAGGCCTCCGATTCATGCAGATGGTGAGGAATCAGGCTTTCGATGTTTCCTTGCAGCAAAGTCCATTTGAGGCAATGTTTGGTTGTAAAGCCAAATTTGGGCTATATTCCTCAAACTTGCCCCGGGAAACTGTGGCTACTTTACAAACAGAAGAAGAGCTAGAAATTGCTGAAGAACAGCTAGAAAATAGCCTTTGGATCAGGCAGGAAGAAAGAGTTGAGATTGGAGCAGACAGATCTGATATGGATGATGACATGGATCCCACTCCTGAAGCTACAGAACCCAGCACCTCACAAGGGGCTTCCGGTCTCCACTGCTGGTGA
- the KRBA2 gene encoding KRAB-A domain-containing protein 2 isoform X2, which yields MTKYWNYLEASQKDCYRDTMLDSYKNTVPQGSFLQFSMMPQRAGNDPPGVSNVNEMEMEISNMREKFLMSVTKLVESKSYNSKVFSKEKYFQTIKEVKEAKEKGKKSSRDYRRAAKYDVISVQGTEKLIEATHGERDRIRYYVHKEELFDILHDTHLSIGHGGRTRMLKELQGKYGNVTKEVIVLYLTLCKQCHQKNPVLKKGLPPKPMTFKDIDSTCQVEILDMQSSADGEFKFVLYYQDHLTKFIILRPLRTKQAREVVRVLLDIFTILGTPSVLDSDSGVEFTDQVVQELSELWPDLKIVSGKYHPGQSQGSLEGASRDVKNMISTWMQSNHSCHWARGLRFMQMVRNQAFDVSLQQSPFEAMFGCKAKFGLYSSNLPRETVATLQTEEELEIAEEQLENSLWIRQEERVEIGADRSDMDDDMDPTPEATEPSTSQGASGLHCW from the exons ATGACCAAATACTGGAATTATTTAGAAGCCTCTCAAAAGGATTGCTACAGAGACACAATGCTGGACAGTTACAAGAACACGGTCCCACAGG gaTCCTTCTTACAGTTCTCCATGATGCCTCAGAGAGCTGGAAATGATCCACCTGGTGTTTCAAATGTGAATGAAATGGAAATGGAGATAAGTAACATGAGAGAAAAGTTTCTTATGAGTGTAACAAAGTTAGTAGAAAGCAAAAGTTACAACAGCAAggtattttccaaagaaaagtaCTTTCAAACAATAAAGGAAGTTAAAGAAgctaaagaaaaagggaagaagtcATCACGTGATTATCGCCGTGCAGCAAAATATGACGTGATCTCTGTACAGGGCACAGAGAAACTGATAGAGGCTACTCATGGAGAACGTGATCGAATACGGTATTATGTACATAAAGAAGAGTTGTTTGATATTCTTCATGATACACATCTCAGTATTGGACATGGTGGGCGGACACGCATGCTCAAGGAGCTGCAAGGAAAATATGGGAATGTCACCAAAGAAGTTATTGTCTTATATCTGACTCTGTGTAAACAGTGCCACCAGAAGAACCCAGTACTCAAGAAAGGTCTTCCGCCCAAGCCCATGACTTTTAAGGACATTGACTCCACATGCCAAGTTGAAATACTTGACATGCAGTCAAGTGCCGATGGTGAGTTCAAGTTCGTTTTATACTACCAGGACCACTTGACCAAGTTTATTATTTTACGGCCATTAAGAACCAAACAGGCCCGTGAGGTGGTCAGGGTCTTGTTAGATATTTTCACAATTCTTGGTACACCTAGTGTGTTAGACTCTGACAGTGGCGTTGAGTTCACAGACCAGGTTGTTCAGGAGCTCAGTGAGCTGTGGCCAGACCTAAAGATTGTGTCTGGTAAGTACCACCCTGGCCAAAGCCAAGGCTCCCTGGAAGGAGCAAGCCGTGATGTGAAGAACATGATAAGTACCTGGATGCAGAGTAACCACTCATGTCACTGGGCCAGAGGCCTCCGATTCATGCAGATGGTGAGGAATCAGGCTTTCGATGTTTCCTTGCAGCAAAGTCCATTTGAGGCAATGTTTGGTTGTAAAGCCAAATTTGGGCTATATTCCTCAAACTTGCCCCGGGAAACTGTGGCTACTTTACAAACAGAAGAAGAGCTAGAAATTGCTGAAGAACAGCTAGAAAATAGCCTTTGGATCAGGCAGGAAGAAAGAGTTGAGATTGGAGCAGACAGATCTGATATGGATGATGACATGGATCCCACTCCTGAAGCTACAGAACCCAGCACCTCACAAGGGGCTTCCGGTCTCCACTGCTGGTGA